A window of the Lactuca sativa cultivar Salinas chromosome 5, Lsat_Salinas_v11, whole genome shotgun sequence genome harbors these coding sequences:
- the LOC111892993 gene encoding uncharacterized protein LOC111892993 — MEFVKHFKKYGKLERGCNSSFITLVPKMKDPLHLGDYRPISLIGCLYNIISKSLANRIKGVIDKNIGEVQTTYVKGRNILDKSLIVNELCAWAKKVKKQVLLFKVDLEKSSDSINWEYLKSILIQMGYGDKRREWSQDSIRNLSRVLRCFQVALGLKVNFNKSRIFGIGVDIPDVTRWVAPLGHQPASLPFTYLGVPVGSNMKLKKHWKPIIDRFYAKLPLWKSKTLSFGGRAEVMNDIKRVGINFQDILKKHVKNGNDTIFWIDGWCEGSQSPHRLLATIGDFQPSAETYVWKCPISNDGIYDADTLRLKINNIEPTNNEVIIS; from the exons ATGGAATTCGTTAAACACTTTAAGAAGTACGGAAAGCTAGAGCGGGGGTGTAATTCGTCTTTTATCACTCTAGTCCCAAAGATGAAAGACCCACTACATCTGGGAGATTATAGACCAATTAGTTTAATTGGATGTCTATACAACATAATCTCCAAGAGTTTAGCCAACAGGATTAAAGGGGTGATTGACAAGAATATTGGTGAAGTCCAAACAACATATGTGAAAGGACGTAACATTCTCGATAAATCTCTAATTGTTAATGAATTGTGTGCATGGGCTAAGAAGGTGAAGAAACAAGTCCTATTGTTTAAGGTGGACCTCGAGAAATCTTCTGACTCTATAAACTGGGAATACCTTAAATCAATTCTTATTCAAATGGGGTATGGAGATAAACGAC GCGAGTGGAGTCAAGATAGCATTAGGAACTTATCAAGGGTGTTGAGGTGCTTTCAGGTGGCTTTAGGTTTGAAAGTTAATTTCAACAAATCTAGGATATTCGGTATCGGAGTTGATATACCGGATGTCACTCGTTGGGTTGCGCCATTGGGTCATCAACCAGCTTCTTTGCCTTTCACATACCTTGGGGTTCCTGTGGGCTCAAACATGAAGTTAAAGAAGCATTGGAAGCCCATAATTGATCGATTCTATGCGAAATTACCTCTATGGAAATCAAAAACACTATCCTTTGGAGGAAG GGCAGAGGTAATGAATGATATAAAAAGGGTTGGAATCAACTTTCAAGACATTTTAAAGAAACATGTGAAAAATGGTAATGACACTATCTTTTGGATAGATGGGTGGTGTGAAG GTTCACAGTCTCCACACAGGTTACTAGCTACCATAGGCGATTTCCAACCATCTGCAGAAACTTATGTATGGAAATGTCCCATATCGAATGATGGTATCTATGATGCAGATACTCTCAGATTAAAGATTAATAATATAGAACCAACGAATAATGAAGTAATCATCTCATAG
- the LOC111892469 gene encoding U1 small nuclear ribonucleoprotein C encodes MPRYYCDYCDTYLTHDSPSVRKQHNAGYKHKANVRIYYQQYEAQQNQYLIDQKVKEHLGQAAAYQQVGAAYNQLRPRLPIPMMPIPGNPQMPMNPSLIPGMRPLAPLPRPMPGYPGMPPMFSPPGTSSMPGQVNPSMPGPGQVNNGMPRPITMNAPGSSGTPTPTPASGAPPMFNPNMYQPNLNAPPSGGFETSNAPAQSQEADH; translated from the exons ATGCCTCG GTATTACTGTGACTATTGTGACACTTACTTGACGCATGATTCT CCTTCTGTAAGGAAGCAGCACAATGCAGGGTACAAACACAAG GCAAATGTTCGAATCTACTATCAGCAATATGAAGCACAACAAAATCAATATTTGATCGACCAAAAGGTGAAGGAGCATCTTGGACAAGCTGCTGCATATCAGCAAGTTGGTGCTGCTTACAATCAACTGAGGCCTCGTCTTCCTATTCCAATGATGCCAATTCCTGGGAATCCGCAGATGCCAATGAACCCATCATTAATCCCTGGAATGAGGCCACTTGCCCCTTTGCCCAGACCCATGCCTG GATATCCTGGGATGCCTCCAATGTTCTCACCACCGGGCACATCTTCCATGCCCGGTCAGGTCAATCCGTCCATGCCTGGTCCCGGTCAGGTCAACAATGGTATGCCAAGGCCAATAACAATGAATGCTCCAGGGAGCTCGGGAACCCCAACCCCAACCCCTGCTTCAGGTGCACCCCCAATGTTTAACCCAAACATGTATCAACCCAACCTGAATGCACCGCCATCTGGAGGTTTTGAGACTTCAAATGCCCCTGCGCAATCTCAGGAAGCTGACCATTGA
- the LOC111892480 gene encoding protease Do-like 2, chloroplastic has protein sequence MAITVASCWFNALASTSTSRYTVSSQRLFSASQIPATRLVIPKAVSQSQNPRKRTPKEHTHKSSPEKEANSQKISRRSRDERKYSDADNRSGIKKTEKPQSTAFKSFGTQRKSAKGFMGNLTDQQAETAKIQDAAFLNAVVKVYCTHTAPDYSLPWQKQRQFTSTGSAFMIGDGKLLTNAHCVEHNTQVKVKRRGDDTKYVAKVLAKGMECDIALLSVENEKFWKGAEPLQFGHLPRLQDAVTVVGYPLGGDTISVTKGVVSRIEVTSYAHGSAELLGIQIDAAINPGNSGGPAFNDQGECIGVAFQVYRSDDVENIGYVIPTTVVSHFLDDYERNGKYTGFPSLGILLQKLENPALRACLKVPSNEGVLVRRVEPTSGASNVLKEGDVIVSFDGVDVGSEGTVPFRSTERIAFRYLISQKFTGDTAEVGIIRAGDFMKVKTAMNPRVHLVPYHIEGGQPSYLIVAGLVFTPLSEPLIDEECEDSIGLKLLTKARYSMARFKGEQIVILSQVLANEVNIGYEDMSNEQVLKFNGTRIKNIHHLAHLIDSCKEKYLIFEFEDNYLAVLEREASSAASSCILKDYGIPSERSSDLLEPYVDPIGIGIGENQVMDDNDLGVGDTPPITNSEFGSDGLQWA, from the exons ATGGCGATAACCGTTGCGTCTTGCTGGTTTAATGCGTTAGCCTCCACCAGCACTTCTCGCTATACAGTCTCTTCCCAACGGTTGTTCTCCGCGTCACAAATACCGGCTACTCGTTTAGTCATTCCGAAAGCTGTTAGTCAGAGTCAAAATCCGAGGAAGAGAACTCCCAAGGAACATACTCACAAATCGTCACCTGAG AAAGAAGCTAATTCTCAAAAAATTTCAAGAAGATCAAGAGATGAAAGAAAATATTCAGATGCTGACAATCGCAGTGGTATTAAAAAAACAGAAAAACCTCAATCAACAGCTTTCAAGTCATTTGGTACACAGAGAAAAAGTGCTAAAGGTTTTATGGGTAACTTGACGGATCAACAG GCTGAGACTGCTAAAATTCAAGATGCTGCCTTTCTTAATGCTGTTGTGAAG GTTTATTGCACTCATACTGCACCTGATTACTCTCTTCCTTGGCAAAAGCAAAGGCAGTTTACAAGTACAGGAAG TGCTTTCATGATCGGTGATGGAAAGCTTTTGACAAATGCTCACTGTGTGGAACACAACACACAA GTCAAAGTCAAGAGAAGGGGTGATGATACCAAGTATGTGGCtaag GTTTTAGCTAAAGGTATGGAATGTGACATAGCTTTGCTTTCAGTGGAAAATGAGAAATTCTGGAAAGGAGCCGAACCACTTCAGTTTGGCCATTTGCCTCGTCTTCAG GATGCAGTTACTGTTGTAGGGTATCCGCTTGGAGGAGACACCATTTCAGTGACCAAAGGTGTTGTATCTCGAATAGAG GTTACATCCTATGCTCATGGATCAGCTGAACTGTTGGGCATTCAAATTGATGCAGCAATTAACCCTG GTAATAGCGGTGGTCCTGCTTTCAATGATCAGGGGGAATGCATCGGTGTGGCATTTCAg GTGTACAGGTCTGATGATGTTGAGAACATTGGGTATGTAATTCCAACAACGGTTGTGTCTCACTTTCTGGATGACTATGAGAGAAATGGGAAGTACACTG GTTTCCCTTCCCTTGGAATATTATTGCAAAAATTAGAGAATCCAGCTTTACGTGCGTGCTTGAAAGTGCCATCTAATGAGGGTGTTCTTGTCCGCCGTGTGGAACCCACTTCCGGTGCCAGCAATGTTTTGAAGGAG gGGGATGTGATTGTAAGCTTTGATGGTGTAGATGTTGGATCAGAAGGGACAGTTCCATTCCGATCAACCGAACGCATTGCATTCCGCTACCTCATTAGTCAAAA GTTCACTGGTGATACGGCAGAGGTTGGTATCATCAGAGCAGGGGATTTCATGAAAGTCAAAACCGCTATGAATCCACGAGTTCATTTG gTACCATATCATATTGAAGGTGGTCAGCCATCATACTTGATAGTAGCTGGCTTAGTTTTTACTCCTTTGTCAGAACCTTTGATAGA TGAGGAATGCGAAGACAGCATAGgg CTGAAACTATTGACAAAGGCACGGTATTCCATGGCAAGGTTCAAAGGAGAACAGATAGTGATCTTGTCACAG GTATTAGCAAATGAGGTTAACATTGGGTACGAGGATATGAGCAATGAACAg GTTCTGAAGTTCAATGGAACCCGAATAAAGAACATTCATCATCTTGCTCATCTTATTGACT CATGCAAGGAGAAGTACTTGATATTCGAATTCGAAGACAATTATCTTGCTGTATTAGAGCGAGAGGCTTCATCAGCTGCATCATCATGCATTCTTAAAGATTATGGTATTCCATCCGAGAGATCTAGCGATCTTCTGGAGCCATACGTGGACCCCATTGGCATTGGCATCGGAGAAAACCAAGTGATGGATGACAATGATCTTGGTGTTGGTGACACACCACCCATCACAAATTCAGAGTTTGGTTCTGATGGGCTTCAGTGGGCTTAG